Proteins encoded together in one Microbacterium sp. zg-Y625 window:
- a CDS encoding pyridoxal phosphate-dependent decarboxylase family protein translates to MDERQRALAAAHRAATGFFEGLDERAVWPRAGLDEMLAAFGGPMPDEGTDAEQVVTDLATRADPGLVAIPGGRFFGFVIGGTLPAALGADWLVSAWDQNSGSSTMTTAVVAMERTAGAWVCDLMGLPPAASVGFVTGAQMSNYVCLAAAQNSVLRGAGWDMARRGLRGAPPVRFIVGADRHGAVDRALRFAGVGTDEIIVVAADDEGRMLPGALADALTDGGADAPTVVCLQAGEVHSGAFDPFADLIPLARRHGAWVHVDGAFGLWAAATPGLRGLTAGVGEADSWSTDAHKTLNVPYDCGMAIVRDPADSTAMFHAGGDYLIHTSLDPWDVTPELSRRGRGVPAFAALRQLGRTGVAELVDRLHANARRLEAGLRQISGITLVNDVVYTQVMFRLDTDQATRGLGAAILADGTAALTGAQWRGRAVLRCSMSSWATTPDDIDRTVAAIARLTAAGDPPA, encoded by the coding sequence ATGGATGAGCGCCAGCGCGCCCTCGCCGCAGCGCACCGCGCGGCGACCGGATTCTTCGAGGGGCTCGATGAGCGGGCCGTCTGGCCGCGTGCAGGTCTCGACGAGATGCTCGCGGCTTTCGGGGGCCCGATGCCGGACGAGGGGACGGATGCCGAACAGGTGGTGACCGACCTCGCGACCCGCGCCGATCCGGGACTGGTCGCCATCCCGGGCGGACGCTTCTTCGGGTTCGTGATCGGCGGCACCCTGCCGGCCGCCCTGGGCGCCGATTGGCTCGTGTCGGCGTGGGATCAGAACTCGGGATCCTCGACGATGACCACCGCCGTCGTCGCGATGGAGCGCACAGCGGGCGCGTGGGTGTGCGACCTGATGGGGCTGCCCCCGGCGGCATCGGTCGGCTTCGTCACCGGCGCGCAGATGTCCAACTACGTGTGCCTCGCCGCCGCGCAGAACTCGGTTCTGCGCGGCGCGGGATGGGACATGGCTCGGCGGGGACTGCGCGGAGCGCCCCCGGTGCGGTTCATCGTCGGCGCCGATCGCCACGGCGCCGTCGACCGCGCGCTGCGCTTCGCAGGCGTCGGCACAGACGAGATCATCGTCGTGGCCGCCGATGACGAGGGGCGGATGCTGCCCGGGGCGCTGGCCGACGCGCTCACGGATGGCGGCGCGGACGCGCCGACGGTGGTGTGCCTGCAGGCGGGAGAGGTGCACTCCGGCGCGTTCGACCCGTTCGCCGATCTCATTCCCCTCGCCCGCCGCCACGGTGCCTGGGTGCACGTGGACGGAGCGTTCGGGCTGTGGGCTGCGGCGACGCCGGGACTGCGGGGCCTCACCGCGGGGGTGGGCGAGGCCGACTCGTGGTCGACGGACGCGCACAAGACACTGAACGTGCCGTACGACTGCGGCATGGCGATCGTGCGCGACCCGGCCGACTCGACCGCCATGTTCCACGCGGGTGGGGATTACCTCATCCACACCAGCCTTGACCCGTGGGACGTGACCCCGGAGCTCTCCCGCCGCGGCCGAGGGGTCCCGGCCTTCGCGGCGCTGCGGCAGCTGGGCCGCACGGGCGTCGCCGAACTCGTCGACCGGCTGCACGCCAATGCCCGGCGCCTGGAGGCCGGGCTGCGGCAGATCTCTGGCATCACGCTGGTGAACGACGTCGTGTACACGCAGGTGATGTTCCGTCTCGACACCGACCAAGCCACCCGTGGACTGGGGGCGGCGATCCTCGCCGACGGCACGGCAGCCCTCACGGGAGCCCAATGGCGTGGGCGCGCGGTCCTGCGCTGCTCGATGTCCAGCTGGGCGACCACCCCCGACGACATCGATCGCACGGTCGCGGCGATCGCGCGGCTCACGGCGGCGGGTGACCCGCCGGCCTGA